A stretch of the Saprospiraceae bacterium genome encodes the following:
- a CDS encoding CHAT domain-containing protein has product MNLVKQLTYIIVLIPFLVTGQSNDSIAIKEIDSLLELSLDFAENQEFEKAFEMNSYAEKIAITKNGLESVSRANCYLNKGKIHFLKIEFTEAEKYFYESSLIYKKLLGKEHLAYAKSLVNLGILYSDLDKYEQAESLFLEVKEIYQKTIGTEHIKYAGNLNNLGLLYEKFGRYDLAEPNFVRAKAIVEKVLGKNHSFYAASLISLASLYGKMGKYEQAEPLYLEAKRIDEETLGKENPNYAITLINLGILYKNMGNFEKAEQFFLDAIYIDEKTIGKNHPDYATNLIVLANLYYSIGKYEKAESIYIASLQIVQNAYGKDHALYATILHNLAGVYAELKNFEKSEPLYIESKSIREKVLGKQHPDYAMSLHNLAFLYFDMLEYDKAEPLYLESKAILEEVVGNNHPDYAWNLFNLANLYFEQKKYDKAEALYEEAFNRKRKLILLGYHHLSELEMQKYLLNFKEELDIISSYAQRLTHSSRLAEICYDNALFFKGFLLNAALTIKYKIESDTIAKKVYDVKIALSQQLAQEYSKPISDQKAIIEIEEKLNKIEKELAYTIKNYYDIIKQVNLEEIKQKLNIGEAAIEFIRYRYCNKIKTDSFMYAALLVGPGAFQPKIIPLFEEKEFDSILNVSLERRADYVASLYGPNDRGAIQVKTQKKSLYQLIWKPIEADLKDVKTIYYSPAGLLNRINLSAIPVESSSKIGTVTLADKYQLIELISTRQLAVANQLKIVNNDITIFGGIEFEPDTNLFISQSNLASRSTQELSFSMIDSTLKGGMWDYLPWSEWEANSIHKFLMDFGFNTRLFSGFEGTEDSFKKIGRAGNPSPRVIHIATHGYFFQDLKANGQHSGVSSQSEIVFKMSDHPMLRSGLIMAGGNAAWKGKQTLEGREDGILTAYEISQMNLSNTELVVLSACETGLGDIQGNEGVYGLQRAFKIAGAKYLIMSLWQVPDKQTSLLMTSFYKKWLENKMPIPDAFHAAQKEMRDIGLDPYQWAGFVLVE; this is encoded by the coding sequence ATGAATTTGGTCAAGCAATTAACTTATATAATTGTATTGATTCCTTTTTTGGTAACTGGTCAAAGCAATGATTCCATTGCTATCAAAGAAATAGACAGTTTACTCGAATTGTCATTGGATTTTGCAGAAAATCAAGAGTTTGAAAAGGCTTTTGAAATGAATTCTTATGCGGAGAAAATTGCAATAACAAAAAATGGATTAGAATCCGTTTCGCGTGCTAATTGTTATTTGAACAAAGGAAAGATACATTTTTTAAAAATTGAATTCACCGAAGCTGAAAAATATTTTTATGAATCTAGTCTAATTTATAAAAAGTTGCTGGGCAAAGAGCATTTAGCTTATGCTAAAAGTCTAGTAAACCTTGGAATTCTGTATTCAGATTTAGATAAATATGAACAAGCAGAATCGCTTTTTCTTGAGGTAAAAGAAATTTATCAAAAAACCATTGGAACTGAACACATAAAATATGCAGGCAATCTCAACAATTTGGGCTTATTGTATGAAAAATTCGGTAGGTACGACTTAGCAGAGCCAAACTTTGTAAGAGCTAAAGCTATTGTTGAAAAAGTTTTAGGTAAAAATCATTCGTTTTATGCTGCAAGTTTAATAAGTCTCGCAAGTTTATACGGTAAGATGGGGAAATATGAACAAGCAGAACCTCTTTATTTAGAGGCAAAAAGAATTGATGAAGAAACTTTAGGAAAGGAGAATCCAAATTACGCAATTACGCTTATTAATCTTGGTATTTTATATAAAAATATGGGTAATTTTGAAAAAGCTGAACAGTTTTTTTTAGATGCCATTTATATTGATGAGAAAACCATAGGAAAGAACCATCCAGATTACGCCACTAACTTGATAGTTCTTGCGAATTTATATTATAGTATTGGTAAATATGAAAAAGCTGAAAGTATTTATATCGCTTCTCTGCAGATTGTGCAAAATGCCTATGGTAAGGATCATGCTCTATATGCTACTATACTTCACAATCTGGCCGGAGTGTATGCCGAATTGAAAAATTTTGAAAAATCAGAACCCCTTTATATAGAATCAAAATCTATACGGGAAAAAGTATTGGGCAAACAACATCCAGATTACGCGATGAGTCTACATAATTTGGCTTTTTTGTATTTTGATATGTTGGAATATGATAAAGCGGAGCCACTTTACCTTGAATCTAAAGCGATTCTAGAGGAAGTTGTTGGAAATAATCATCCCGATTATGCTTGGAATTTATTTAACCTGGCTAATTTATATTTTGAGCAAAAAAAATACGATAAAGCAGAGGCACTTTATGAAGAAGCATTTAATAGAAAACGTAAGTTAATTTTATTGGGATATCACCATCTGTCGGAGCTAGAAATGCAAAAGTATTTGTTAAATTTCAAAGAAGAATTAGATATAATTTCTTCCTACGCGCAGCGATTGACCCATTCTTCACGCCTAGCTGAAATTTGTTATGATAATGCGCTTTTTTTTAAGGGGTTCTTGCTCAATGCTGCTTTAACTATAAAGTATAAAATTGAGTCAGATACGATAGCTAAAAAGGTTTATGACGTAAAAATAGCATTGAGTCAACAGCTGGCACAAGAATATTCTAAACCAATTTCAGATCAAAAAGCAATAATTGAAATAGAAGAAAAATTAAATAAAATTGAAAAGGAACTTGCATACACTATAAAGAATTATTATGACATAATCAAACAGGTTAATTTAGAAGAGATTAAGCAAAAACTAAATATCGGTGAAGCAGCAATCGAATTTATTCGTTATCGATATTGCAACAAAATAAAGACAGATAGCTTTATGTATGCCGCGTTACTTGTCGGACCCGGGGCGTTTCAACCCAAAATTATTCCTTTGTTTGAAGAGAAAGAATTTGATTCAATTTTAAATGTTAGTTTGGAAAGAAGAGCAGATTATGTTGCAAGTTTATATGGACCAAATGATCGTGGAGCCATTCAAGTAAAAACGCAAAAAAAATCATTATATCAATTGATATGGAAGCCAATTGAAGCAGATTTAAAAGATGTAAAAACTATTTATTATTCACCTGCTGGTTTGTTAAATCGCATTAATTTAAGTGCAATTCCGGTGGAAAGTTCAAGTAAAATTGGTACTGTAACATTAGCAGACAAGTATCAATTAATTGAGTTGATAAGCACCCGACAATTGGCTGTTGCCAATCAATTGAAAATAGTCAATAATGATATAACCATTTTTGGAGGGATAGAATTTGAACCGGATACTAATTTATTTATTTCACAGTCTAATTTAGCTTCTAGATCAACTCAAGAATTATCATTTTCAATGATTGATTCAACATTAAAAGGGGGTATGTGGGATTATTTACCATGGTCAGAATGGGAAGCAAATTCAATTCATAAATTCTTAATGGATTTTGGATTTAATACAAGGCTATTCAGTGGATTTGAAGGGACTGAAGATTCTTTTAAGAAGATAGGAAGAGCAGGCAATCCTTCACCAAGAGTAATACACATTGCAACGCATGGATACTTCTTTCAAGACCTCAAAGCTAATGGTCAGCATTCAGGAGTCAGCAGTCAGTCAGAAATTGTCTTTAAAATGAGTGATCATCCCATGTTGCGATCCGGACTGATCATGGCCGGTGGCAATGCAGCCTGGAAAGGAAAGCAAACATTGGAAGGAAGAGAAGATGGAATTCTCACAGCGTATGAAATATCACAGATGAATTTGTCGAATACAGAGTTAGTCGTATTGTCAGCATGCGAAACAGGACTTGGAGACATACAGGGAAACGAAGGTGTTTACGGATTGCAACGCGCATTCAAAATCGCGGGAGCAAAATATCTGATCATGAGTTTGTGGCAAGTACCAGATAAACAAACATCACTGTTAATGACATCTTTTTATAAAAAGTGGTTGGAGAATAAGATGCCAATTCCGGATGCGTTTCATGCTGCACAAAAAGAAATGCGCGACATTGGATTGGATCCATATCAATGGGCTGGGTTCGTTTTGGTGGAATAA